GGCGCCCGCTTTCTGCCGCCCGCTCATGCTCGACTGCATCACCCTCGAACCCGACTCACCCGCCACCGCCTGTGTCATCTGGATGCATGGCCTTGGCGCTGACGGCAACGATTTCGTCCCCATCGTCCCTGAGCTGAATCTGCCCACCGGGCACGGCGTGCGCTTTGTATTCCCCAACGCACCAACGATGCCAGTCACCATCAACGGCGGCTATGTCATGCGCGCCTGGTACGACATCATCTCTGCCGAGCTGGACAAACGCGCCGACGAGGGCGGCGTGCGCCGCAGTCAGGCGCTGATCGAGGAACTGATCGCCGACCAGCGCAGCAAGGGCATTGCCGCTGATCGCATCCTGCTCGCGGGTTTCTCACAGGGTGGCGTGATCGCCTTGCAGACGGGTTTGCGACACCCGGACAAGCTCGCCGGCATCATGGCGCTCTCCACCTATCTGGCCTGCGCTGACTCGCTCGGGGTTGAGGCTTCGGCCGCCAACCGGCAGATTCCGCTGTTCATGGTGCATGGTTCGATGGACCCGGTGATTCCGGTCGCGCTCGCCAAGCTGTCGAAGGCACGACTGGAGACCCACGGCTACAAAGTCGAATGGCATGAATACGGCATGCCGCACTCAGTGTGCGCCGAGGAAATTGACGACATCGCGGCGTTCCTGAAGCG
This is a stretch of genomic DNA from Casimicrobium huifangae. It encodes these proteins:
- a CDS encoding alpha/beta hydrolase, producing the protein MLDCITLEPDSPATACVIWMHGLGADGNDFVPIVPELNLPTGHGVRFVFPNAPTMPVTINGGYVMRAWYDIISAELDKRADEGGVRRSQALIEELIADQRSKGIAADRILLAGFSQGGVIALQTGLRHPDKLAGIMALSTYLACADSLGVEASAANRQIPLFMVHGSMDPVIPVALAKLSKARLETHGYKVEWHEYGMPHSVCAEEIDDIAAFLKRVLAL